A single genomic interval of Arachis duranensis cultivar V14167 chromosome 7, aradu.V14167.gnm2.J7QH, whole genome shotgun sequence harbors:
- the LOC107458416 gene encoding uncharacterized protein LOC107458416, with protein MGATPFHRSILKVRLPKHFDRPTDIRYDGTQDPQEHLTTFEARMNLEGVGDEVRCRTFPVTLAGPAIRWSNSLPQGSVAGFSDISHAFLAQFTTRIAKAKHPINLLGMTQRTGEPTRKYLDRFNDECLEIEGLTDSVASLCLTNGLLNKDFRKHLTTKLVWTMQEIQTIAREYINDEKVSDVMAVNKW; from the coding sequence ATGGGTGCCACCCCATTCCATCGTTCCATCCTCAAGGTCCGGTTGCCAAAGCACTTTGACAGACCAACAGACATAAGGTATGACGGAACCCAAGACCCACAGGAGCACCTCACGACCTTCGAGGCCAGGATGAACCTGGAGGGAGTAGGAGACGAAGTAAGATGCCGCACCTTCCCGGTCACCCTAGCAGGGCCTGCAATACGGTGGTCCAACAGCCTCCCACAGGGCTCGGTGGCCGGCTTCTCGGATATTAGCCATGCCTTCCTAGCACAATTCACCACCAGAATCGCGAAGGCAAAACACCCGATCAATTTGCTCGGTATGACTCAGAGGACCGGCGAGCCGACCAGGAAGTATCTAGACCGATTCAATGATGAGTGCTTGGAGATCGAGGGGTTAACTGATTCGGTGGCTAGCCTCTGTCTGACGAACGGGCTCCTTAACAAGGACTTTAGAAAGCACCTCACCACAAAGCTGGTCTGGACGATGCAAGAGATCCAAACTATAGCCAGGGAATACATTAACGATGAGAAAGTCAGTGATGTTATGGCTGTCAACAAGTGGTAG